CGAGACTTATGGCGGTACTATCATGCTGTGCGACATTAGTATGAAACTGTATCGTCGCAAGCGTCGGACGGTCCACGACCGGACTCATCGCAAATGTTTGCAATGCATCGCCATTGGCAAGCCGGACTGAATTCGTCTGATGGACATCACTCTCGATAGTACTGAGATAAGTCAGCATGTCATCATCGTGCCGAAGGGTAAAATCAAGTTCGGCGAGTCCCGGTGGGATTGCGGCTTGGCGTGTCAGTTGGATGGTATAGGCCGTGCCGGCAATTGCGCTGGTCGCTGGCGCGGTACCACTCACCTGCGTGAGAGCAAGCGAAAAGTGCGAGGGATAGGAAATGCTCGCTTGCAGTGGCAAAGTGAGTTGACCCAAATCGGAGTTGCTATTGAAGAATACTACTCCGCCGATAGTCGCGGGCGCTCCGGTGGTATCGGGTGCAAGGTGCAGCGTTACCTTCTTCGAATCACCTGGCAGGATTACCAAAGGATATGTCGCATCGGTCCTATAGGTCCCGTTGGTCCCCGCAATACTATCGCCAAACACTCGCAGCGTATCGCAGCCGGTGTTCTTTAGCCATACCGCCGTGTCGCGCTCCTCGCATACACGCAGACTGCCAAAGTCCACCGCCTTAGTGCTGAGCGCGGCAATGCGCGATCCGTGCGTGACGTGTGCCACAAGCGATAGCGTTCGATCCGTTGGATCTTCGCCAAACACGCCTACACCGTGCACGTGGAATGCTGCATTGAAGAGGCCGGTATCGTTACAGCGAAATCGAACGCTCACGCGCCGGGATGAATCCGGGGCTAGCGAGACATGAGATGTGTCCGAAAGCACATAGCGGCCAAGCGAATCGACGCCAATGTCCGAAAGCAAGAGTGTATCGCAGCCTTGGTTCGCAAGCGTGAACGAGAGCGTCGTATCCGCGTGGCAGACGGTCATCGTGCCGAAATCGAGCAGTGAGTCCTTGAGAGAAAGAAGCGCCGCACCGCGAACGCTCGTGCCAGCAAGCGAGAGAATTGGATCATAGGGAAGTCCCATCGAGACAACATCGATCTCCGCGGTTCCGGTAGCGGCACCCAAGTTCACTGGTGCAAAGCGAAAGCGAAGCGCAACCGAATCGCCGGGAGGAACGATGATTGGGAGCGAATCGCGAAGCCAGGAAAATCCGGTGCCGCTCATATAGAGACTTGTGATCGTATCCGGCGCACAGCCGTGGTTCGTGAAGACCACCGACGTATCATGCGAGCCGATACAAGTACTGACCGGTCCAAAATCGAATGAAGATGCCATTGATTGAAGCTCCGGCGAGGCGGGGGTTGCTGCAATATGAATGGAGAGAATCGTATCGAACGCGACGCTCGTCCCAAGATAGTAGCCGCGAAGTACTACCTGCACATTCCCGTTCGCGTTCGTATCGTGTGGATCGAATGCAAAGGGAAGCAGTTGGTTGTTGGATCGAACCGTATCCGGAAGCGCATGCTCAAAACGTAAGCGGTTGGCGAGAGACGGCGTGACCGTCACATTCGTAATCACGAGTGACTGGCACGAATCAATGCTGACACGTCCCGTATCGAGCACCAGATCGCAACTTCCTTGCATTGCTTTTGGAGCCACGGCGTAAGCAGTCGGAGGGCTGGTCACGATAACCGTCCGCGTCTCCGTCCAGTCCGAGCAATGCCAGGTATAATGGAAGAGAAGCTTGAGCGTGCTCGATGATGGCGTGACGCGCGGCGAATAGTCGATCCATGTTGTGTCTCGCTGGCCGGTATTAAAAACGAATGATGTTTGCCCACGCAATCGAAATTCTTTGAGCGTGTCGCTTTGGATCGAAACCGTTGTGCTAATGCTATCGACCGTTGCGGCGAATGGGATTGGAATACTGACCGGGCATGACGAAGAAATCCTCAACGAATCCGATGTCAACAAGTAGGAATCGAGCGGACCATGAAGCATCCCATCGATGCCACTTGTGAGCAGATAAAGTTGATTCGCAATCGGCCAAACCAAATAATTCCCCATCGGACCGAAGACGGGAATGTGAAGGTGAAGGTAATTACCACTCTCAGCATTGAATGATGTCAATTTCCATGTCGTTCCAGCATCCACTGAATATCTCGTTGTCTGATTCCCATTCTCAAGATAGACAACCTCCGCGTTTCCTTCAATTCTGTTAGGATAAATTGTGAAGCTATCTCTATTCTCCTGCCAGCTTAGGCCATAGTCGGTGGAGCGATAGACACCGTAAGTATCCAAAAACATAAAGACCTTTGTACAAGTATCACCATAACAGTCAAAACGTGGTGAGTGAATACCTGTGCTCGTCCATGTGATGCCACCATCGCTCGAAATCCTCGCCGGAAAGTAAGAGTCTGTCCAGAGGCAGTGAAGACGATCGACGCGCGCAAATGTCGCGCCCCAAGCCCCTTCCGGATTAATGTCATAGTGGAGCGTTCGAACTGTGCCAGTTGGATCGCTATAGACATCCTGGGCATCGCCAAGTCCGAGTCCCGAGTAATTCCAGGTCGCGCCAGAATCGGTCGAGACGAGAAGATCGGGTCCGAACGTAGCGGCATACAGCTTTCCGCCGATAAATCTAATCGCATTGATGTACTTGACTCCTTGAGGAAGAATGGCCGCTTTCCATGTCCTCGTATTCGAAGTATAGAAAATGCGTTCAGTGTCCGCAAAATCCGTGGGAAAGTTATTGCCTGGACCAAGCTTGTAAGTGACAGACACGGAAACGATCCCGTGAAGCGTATCAAAAAAGAAGAGGCCATCGATAGAGCCACCTGTAAACGGATCAGTATCAGGCCAAGGAATAAATGGCAGTGTGGCAATCGACTCGCCCTGAACGGGCACAACCTGCGCGCATACCAGAGGCGCATGAAACATCGCAGCGAGTAATAATGCGCCTGTGATAAGCCTGATTTTAGAATAAACGTAGCACATTGGGATAAAAGTAGCCGGAAGCCATTTCAGGCTTCCGGCCCATATTGTTACGGTTACTTCACAATCAGCATTGTCTTATTAATGATCACGACACCCGATGGGAATTCGATCTGATAATAATACGTGCCCGCAGGTAGCGTGCTCGCGGTAAAATAGAAGAAGTGTTTTCCTGTATAGGTCACCTCTTCCTTGTCGCTCAGGACTTCCTTGCCCATTTGATCGACGATACGGATGGCGGCAATGCCTTCGGCCGTAGTCGTATATGGGATCGTCGTCTTAAATCCCGTTGAAGCTGTTACCGGATTCGGATAATTCTGGCCGCCCGTGCTGATCGTGCCGGTCCGCAGGAATTGCTGGAGCGTGTGATCGCTGCAGGAGTAAATATAGCGGAAGCCCGATCCCGCGTCATCGATCGATGCAATGCAGTCCGGCGCAAGACCCAGCGCGTTATCGAACGTGATGTTCGAAAGCGTAAGCGAGGTCGTGGTGGAATCCGAAAGATATACGTTGAATGTGAGCGTGCCGATCGTGTCGCCGGCGGGGATTGGGCCGAGATCGAAGTGCTGTACTTGTGC
This genomic window from Bacteroidota bacterium contains:
- a CDS encoding choice-of-anchor D domain-containing protein — translated: MFHAPLVCAQVVPVQGESIATLPFIPWPDTDPFTGGSIDGLFFFDTLHGIVSVSVTYKLGPGNNFPTDFADTERIFYTSNTRTWKAAILPQGVKYINAIRFIGGKLYAATFGPDLLVSTDSGATWNYSGLGLGDAQDVYSDPTGTVRTLHYDINPEGAWGATFARVDRLHCLWTDSYFPARISSDGGITWTSTGIHSPRFDCYGDTCTKVFMFLDTYGVYRSTDYGLSWQENRDSFTIYPNRIEGNAEVVYLENGNQTTRYSVDAGTTWKLTSFNAESGNYLHLHIPVFGPMGNYLVWPIANQLYLLTSGIDGMLHGPLDSYLLTSDSLRISSSCPVSIPIPFAATVDSISTTVSIQSDTLKEFRLRGQTSFVFNTGQRDTTWIDYSPRVTPSSSTLKLLFHYTWHCSDWTETRTVIVTSPPTAYAVAPKAMQGSCDLVLDTGRVSIDSCQSLVITNVTVTPSLANRLRFEHALPDTVRSNNQLLPFAFDPHDTNANGNVQVVLRGYYLGTSVAFDTILSIHIAATPASPELQSMASSFDFGPVSTCIGSHDTSVVFTNHGCAPDTITSLYMSGTGFSWLRDSLPIIVPPGDSVALRFRFAPVNLGAATGTAEIDVVSMGLPYDPILSLAGTSVRGAALLSLKDSLLDFGTMTVCHADTTLSFTLANQGCDTLLLSDIGVDSLGRYVLSDTSHVSLAPDSSRRVSVRFRCNDTGLFNAAFHVHGVGVFGEDPTDRTLSLVAHVTHGSRIAALSTKAVDFGSLRVCEERDTAVWLKNTGCDTLRVFGDSIAGTNGTYRTDATYPLVILPGDSKKVTLHLAPDTTGAPATIGGVVFFNSNSDLGQLTLPLQASISYPSHFSLALTQVSGTAPATSAIAGTAYTIQLTRQAAIPPGLAELDFTLRHDDDMLTYLSTIESDVHQTNSVRLANGDALQTFAMSPVVDRPTLATIQFHTNVAQHDSTAISLVHDTLLASGDLPASCIALVDSTPSSNLTVVFLCGQQTIRNMLRDLPIDVSQVEVVDRSLHFTIERNAIMSLTASAEIIDVLGQMRARKSLVLGAQENAIEWNLAGVPSGAYFLRITSNGFAATRRLLVVE